The Faecalibacterium prausnitzii genome includes a window with the following:
- a CDS encoding ATP-binding protein, whose product MKNETKMWSTIKKRILAVLAALLLGIGILTSLVVFTDFMEQTIYEESTAHLTEIYHQANQTLYNKVSFNWGVMRMWTPYLERSQSDADVCSFLAQAKEEYQFTDFFFVSRDGSYITLDGEQGYLDLGRMLSQLILEQQPIVANSVVPDKPEIMVFAVPTAKGSYQGFAYEAIAVTYNNRDLVDSLKISAFEGHGSTFAVLPDGRVVLDSSSADMRGVHNILAMLKNSAGFTDEQITALQKAFAAGKSGNLEFSIHGVGYYMVYGSASFQNWTVLGIAPKSIVNANMNRLQYTTMAVMSGIVGMLAVTVLLLMVQSNRQKLRKKDQQLLAREELFSSLSRNVDDVFLMIDTGTGKVEYISPNVRRILGISPETVQEDFHVLCSAEGDNCTSRLDGLMQMEQGTQQEWDREFIHQETGEPHYIHVTGFINEVQGAKKCIVDLSDRTGEHQTTLAVEAALEVAEKASQAKTDFLSNMSHDIRTPMNAIVGLTTLMENELDQPEKLAEHLHKLESSGQLLLGIINNILDMSRIESGKTTLSVEPMHLSQQLDQLSTMIRAQASEKAQTFTVSTHLRHENLLADPTRLNQVLMNILSNAVKYTPCGGHIRFEVEELPRNEHYAKYSFVVQDDGIGMSEAYQKTLFDPFTREERSGTNKVQGTGLGMAITKNIVDLMGGSISVESATGKGTRFEVVLEFPIDAEADAVPKAQALPEEPEDVSPLCGMNFLCAEDNAINAEILELLLESKGAHCKIYPNGQELVDAFVRVKPGEYDMILMDVQMPVMDGLEAARRIRSSENPLGRVIPILAMTANAFLEDMQKSKEAGMDEHLSKPVDIDALEQTVKRFRVTPPRK is encoded by the coding sequence TTGAAGAATGAAACTAAGATGTGGTCTACGATAAAAAAACGTATCCTCGCAGTTTTAGCAGCACTGCTGCTCGGCATCGGTATTTTGACGAGCCTTGTTGTCTTTACGGATTTCATGGAGCAAACCATCTACGAGGAAAGCACGGCACACCTTACCGAGATCTACCATCAGGCAAACCAGACCCTTTACAATAAGGTATCCTTCAACTGGGGTGTCATGCGGATGTGGACACCTTATCTGGAACGTTCGCAAAGCGATGCCGATGTCTGCTCTTTCCTTGCACAGGCAAAAGAAGAATACCAGTTTACAGACTTTTTCTTCGTCTCACGGGATGGCTCCTATATCACGCTGGACGGCGAACAGGGCTATCTCGATCTGGGACGAATGCTGTCGCAGCTGATCCTGGAGCAGCAGCCTATCGTGGCAAACTCGGTGGTCCCGGACAAGCCGGAGATCATGGTGTTTGCCGTTCCCACGGCAAAAGGCAGCTATCAGGGCTTTGCGTACGAAGCCATTGCCGTCACCTACAACAACCGAGATCTGGTGGACTCCCTGAAGATCTCTGCCTTTGAGGGGCACGGCAGCACCTTTGCCGTGCTGCCGGATGGCCGTGTGGTACTGGACAGCAGCAGTGCGGACATGCGCGGTGTGCACAACATCCTTGCCATGCTCAAAAATTCGGCTGGTTTTACGGACGAACAGATCACTGCCCTGCAAAAGGCTTTTGCCGCCGGGAAGAGCGGCAACCTTGAGTTTTCCATCCATGGCGTCGGCTATTACATGGTTTATGGTTCTGCCTCCTTCCAGAACTGGACGGTCCTTGGCATTGCCCCCAAAAGCATTGTGAACGCCAACATGAACCGGCTGCAATACACCACCATGGCTGTGATGAGCGGCATCGTGGGGATGCTGGCCGTTACCGTTTTGCTGCTGATGGTACAGAGCAACCGGCAAAAGCTGCGGAAAAAGGATCAGCAGCTGCTGGCCCGTGAAGAGCTGTTCTCAAGCCTTTCTCGCAACGTGGACGATGTGTTCCTGATGATCGACACCGGCACCGGCAAGGTGGAATACATCAGCCCCAACGTCCGGCGCATTCTGGGCATCTCCCCCGAAACGGTGCAAGAGGATTTCCACGTTCTATGTTCTGCCGAGGGCGATAATTGCACATCACGGCTGGACGGTCTGATGCAGATGGAGCAGGGTACGCAGCAGGAATGGGATCGGGAGTTTATCCATCAGGAGACTGGCGAGCCACACTATATCCACGTGACCGGCTTTATCAATGAGGTACAGGGCGCAAAAAAGTGCATCGTGGATCTGTCTGACCGCACAGGCGAGCACCAGACCACGCTGGCCGTGGAAGCCGCACTGGAAGTAGCCGAAAAGGCCAGCCAGGCCAAGACCGACTTTCTTTCCAACATGAGCCACGATATCCGCACCCCCATGAACGCCATCGTCGGGTTGACGACCCTGATGGAGAACGAGCTGGACCAGCCGGAAAAGCTGGCCGAACACCTGCACAAGCTGGAAAGCTCCGGCCAGCTGCTGCTGGGCATCATCAACAACATTCTGGATATGAGCCGCATCGAGAGCGGCAAGACCACCCTGAGCGTTGAGCCGATGCACCTTTCCCAGCAGCTCGACCAGCTCAGCACGATGATCCGCGCACAGGCCAGCGAAAAGGCGCAGACCTTCACCGTCTCCACCCATCTCCGGCACGAAAACCTGCTGGCCGACCCCACCCGCCTGAATCAGGTGCTGATGAACATCCTCTCCAACGCGGTCAAGTATACCCCCTGCGGCGGGCACATCCGGTTCGAGGTCGAAGAGCTGCCCCGGAACGAGCACTACGCCAAATACAGCTTTGTGGTGCAGGATGACGGCATCGGCATGAGCGAGGCTTACCAGAAGACCCTTTTTGACCCCTTTACCCGCGAAGAGCGCTCCGGCACCAACAAGGTGCAGGGCACCGGCCTTGGCATGGCCATCACCAAGAACATCGTGGACCTGATGGGCGGCTCCATCAGCGTGGAGAGTGCCACCGGCAAGGGCACCCGCTTTGAGGTCGTGCTGGAATTTCCCATCGACGCCGAAGCGGACGCGGTGCCAAAGGCGCAGGCGCTTCCGGAGGAGCCGGAAGACGTCTCTCCCCTGTGCGGGATGAACTTCCTCTGCGCCGAGGACAACGCCATCAACGCCGAGATCCTGGAGCTGCTGCTGGAATCCAAGGGCGCACACTGCAAAATTTACCCCAACGGGCAGGAGCTTGTGGATGCGTTTGTCCGCGTCAAGCCCGGCGAGTATGACATGATCCTGATGGATGTGCAGATGCCGGTGATGGACGGCCTCGAAGCCGCCCGCCGCATCCGCAGCAGCGAAAACCCGCTGGGCCGGGTCATCCCCATCCTCGCCATGACGGCAAACGCCTTCTTGGAAGATATGCAGAAGAGCAAGGAAGCCGGGATGGACGAGCATCTGTCCAAGCCCGTGGACATCGACGCGCTGGAACAGACCGTCAAGCGCTTCCGCGTTACCCCCCCCCGAAAATAA
- a CDS encoding diguanylate cyclase produces the protein MIGLGIAANILLIGHLQRQFECSNMEKMQAETEEKLQETTESYRAKLYHDALTGTYNRRYYEDIASRIVGSAGIALMDVDDFKICNDTYGHHAGDLALEAAANAIQSCIRSSDLLIRYGGDEFLLVLPGIPSDILQTKLEQIRAAVQQATVPGYPHFRLSLSIGGTMQAITDSMENAVRRADRLMYQAKCRKNAVTVELPENALTAQEELVEEKPQILLVDDSEMNRLILAEILQGDYRILEAKDGRECMDALQAEAGNLALVLLDINMPVMDGFEVLKAMNANHTIEDIPVIMISSDDSDAAIRRSYELGASDYVNRPFDARIVYRRVTNTIKLYAKQRRLVQMVSDQIRARENNTDMLVGVLSHIVEFRNGESGAHVRHIRIITELLLHRLLEISSQYPITAEQQDNIPLASALHDIGKIGIDEKILNKPGKLTPEEFEVVKTHSMLGAEMLHQLEDFNEQPLLQTAYEITRWHHERWDGRGYPDGLKGDAIPISAQLVALADVYDALTSERCYKKAFSHEKAVQMILNGECGAFNPLLLQCLTDVQTDLKVQLQQRTQ, from the coding sequence GTGATCGGCCTTGGTATCGCTGCGAACATTCTGCTGATCGGTCATCTGCAAAGGCAGTTCGAGTGTTCCAACATGGAAAAGATGCAGGCCGAAACCGAGGAAAAGCTTCAAGAAACAACAGAGAGCTACCGTGCAAAACTTTACCATGATGCCTTGACTGGCACATACAACCGCCGCTACTATGAGGATATCGCATCCCGTATCGTCGGCTCCGCAGGCATCGCGCTGATGGATGTGGACGATTTCAAGATCTGCAACGACACCTATGGGCATCACGCCGGAGATCTGGCGCTGGAAGCAGCGGCAAACGCCATTCAGTCCTGCATCCGCAGCTCCGATCTGCTCATCCGCTACGGCGGGGATGAATTTCTGCTGGTGCTGCCCGGCATTCCGAGCGATATCCTGCAAACCAAGCTGGAGCAGATCAGAGCCGCCGTGCAGCAGGCTACTGTACCCGGTTATCCGCATTTTCGCCTCTCACTGAGCATCGGCGGAACGATGCAGGCCATCACCGACTCGATGGAGAATGCGGTTCGCCGGGCAGACCGGCTGATGTATCAGGCAAAGTGCCGTAAGAATGCCGTCACGGTGGAACTCCCCGAAAACGCGCTGACCGCGCAGGAAGAACTGGTGGAGGAGAAGCCGCAGATCCTTCTTGTGGATGACTCTGAAATGAACCGCCTCATCCTGGCCGAAATCCTGCAAGGCGACTACCGTATTCTGGAAGCAAAAGATGGCCGGGAATGTATGGATGCCTTGCAGGCCGAAGCCGGGAATCTTGCACTGGTGCTGCTGGACATCAACATGCCGGTCATGGATGGTTTCGAGGTGCTCAAGGCCATGAACGCCAACCACACCATCGAGGACATCCCGGTCATCATGATCTCCAGCGACGACTCCGACGCCGCGATCCGGCGCTCCTATGAGCTGGGAGCCAGCGATTACGTCAACCGCCCCTTCGATGCCCGCATCGTCTACCGCCGCGTGACCAACACCATCAAGCTGTATGCCAAGCAGCGGCGGCTGGTGCAGATGGTGTCGGACCAGATCCGCGCCCGCGAAAACAACACCGATATGCTGGTGGGTGTGCTGAGCCATATCGTAGAGTTCCGCAACGGCGAGAGCGGCGCCCATGTGCGGCACATCCGCATCATCACCGAGCTGCTGCTCCACCGCCTGCTGGAGATCAGCAGCCAGTACCCCATCACCGCCGAGCAGCAGGACAACATCCCGCTGGCCTCCGCCCTGCACGACATCGGCAAGATCGGCATCGACGAAAAGATCCTCAACAAACCCGGCAAGCTGACCCCGGAAGAATTCGAGGTCGTCAAGACCCACAGTATGCTGGGGGCCGAGATGCTGCACCAGCTGGAAGACTTCAACGAGCAGCCGCTGCTGCAGACCGCCTACGAGATCACCCGCTGGCACCACGAGCGCTGGGACGGGCGCGGCTACCCGGATGGGCTGAAGGGCGATGCGATCCCCATCAGCGCACAGCTGGTCGCGCTGGCCGATGTGTACGATGCACTGACCAGCGAACGCTGCTACAAAAAAGCCTTCTCCCACGAAAAAGCCGTGCAGATGATCCTGAACGGCGAGTGCGGAGCCTTCAACCCCTTGCTGCTGCAATGCCTGACGGATGTGCAGACCGACCTGAAAGTCCAGTTGCAGCAGCGGACGCAATAA
- a CDS encoding response regulator has product MTRNNKTTPNTRTWVLYILVGVLFMAGVVLASGWKALHATEERFCQTIAFVKSQSTSFEQYNDTITAKALRRTAVSVHQLAGDAALDLSDPHCLKQQTETLWLTGISVLRPDGTLLCEYTANGIGYAQLEDRLKKETALDVFRFPQKTYLKRVLLADGSAVDVAAHRADHQEVILLAYRCTPAKFVEGTALSVQSILDGYPEETSGTLFIVQNNQVIASNRPELIGQDTTASPPVQEIRSTGLAEKLTPTHGWNGSGCYFGMYSHGRSFDLYAYTDEKTVFHESLTLVLTALVCYILLVSVLQMLRRRSVQEMEQQKKEQEKKYQTQLEEQNRKLEIALQHEGAANRAKREFLFNMSHDIRTPMNAIIGFTSLAATHIDNREQVLDYLKKISTSSQHLLSLINDVLDMSRIESGKVKIEEKAVHLPDLVHDVRSIIQPNVAAKRLSLFIDTMDIEDEDIITDPLRLNQILLNILSNAIKFTPTGGMISIRIAQKNGAPKGCVCYEFRIKDNGIGMSEEFQKHIFEEFSREESSTVSGIQGTGLGMSITKNIVDLMGGTIALTSEPSKGTEFIVTLCFTRSGQKAEPKQLPQLEGLRALVADDDTNTCLNVSTMLSKIGMRPEWTISGKEAVIRTKYAVEQGDEFSVYIIDWLIPDMNGIEIVRQIRKVIGNRCPIIILTAYDWADIEDEARAAGVTAFCEKPLFLSELRRVLAEPFRAEPASEPAQPTAADLKGKKLLLVEDNELNREIALEILKEAGFVVDTAEDGAVAVQKIKQAAPGQYDLILMDIQMPNLDGYEATRQIRALPDAEKASIPIFAMTANAFEEDRQNALAAGMNGHIAKPLDVPHLLRVLADALKK; this is encoded by the coding sequence TTGACGCGTAACAACAAAACCACTCCGAACACGCGGACCTGGGTGCTCTACATTCTCGTCGGTGTGCTTTTCATGGCGGGGGTCGTCCTGGCTTCCGGCTGGAAAGCCCTGCATGCGACCGAAGAGCGTTTCTGCCAGACGATCGCGTTCGTCAAATCGCAGTCCACCAGTTTTGAGCAGTACAACGATACCATCACGGCCAAAGCGCTCCGCCGCACGGCGGTCTCGGTGCACCAGCTGGCCGGTGACGCCGCACTCGACCTCTCCGACCCGCACTGCCTGAAACAGCAGACTGAGACGCTCTGGCTCACCGGCATTTCCGTGCTGCGCCCGGACGGCACGCTCCTGTGCGAGTACACAGCGAACGGCATCGGCTACGCCCAGCTGGAAGACCGGCTCAAAAAGGAGACCGCGCTGGACGTCTTCCGCTTCCCGCAGAAGACCTACCTGAAGCGCGTTCTGCTGGCAGACGGGTCTGCCGTGGATGTGGCGGCACACCGGGCCGACCACCAGGAGGTCATCCTGCTGGCCTATCGCTGCACCCCGGCCAAATTTGTCGAGGGGACGGCACTGTCGGTCCAGAGCATTCTGGACGGCTACCCAGAAGAGACCAGCGGCACCCTGTTCATCGTGCAGAACAATCAGGTCATTGCGTCCAACCGCCCGGAGCTGATCGGGCAGGACACCACCGCAAGCCCGCCGGTGCAGGAGATCCGCAGCACCGGGCTTGCGGAAAAGCTGACGCCCACCCACGGCTGGAACGGCTCCGGCTGCTATTTCGGCATGTACAGCCACGGCCGGTCGTTCGACCTCTATGCGTACACGGATGAAAAAACCGTGTTCCACGAGTCGCTCACGCTGGTCTTAACGGCACTGGTCTGTTACATCCTGCTCGTTTCGGTCTTGCAGATGCTGCGCCGACGCTCGGTGCAGGAGATGGAGCAGCAGAAAAAAGAGCAGGAGAAGAAGTATCAGACCCAGCTGGAAGAGCAGAACCGCAAACTGGAGATCGCGCTCCAGCACGAGGGCGCGGCCAACCGCGCCAAGCGGGAGTTCCTGTTCAACATGAGCCACGATATCCGCACCCCGATGAACGCCATCATCGGCTTCACCTCGCTGGCTGCGACCCACATCGACAACCGCGAGCAGGTGCTGGACTACCTGAAAAAGATCTCTACCTCCAGCCAGCATCTGCTCTCCCTCATCAACGATGTGCTGGATATGAGCCGCATCGAGAGCGGCAAGGTCAAGATCGAGGAAAAGGCGGTGCATCTGCCCGACCTTGTCCACGATGTGCGCTCCATCATCCAGCCCAACGTTGCGGCCAAACGGCTGTCGCTCTTCATTGATACCATGGACATTGAGGATGAGGACATCATCACCGACCCACTGCGGCTGAACCAGATCCTGCTGAACATCCTGTCCAACGCCATCAAGTTCACCCCCACCGGCGGCATGATCAGCATCCGCATCGCCCAGAAGAACGGTGCGCCCAAGGGCTGCGTCTGCTATGAGTTCCGCATCAAGGACAACGGCATCGGCATGAGCGAAGAGTTCCAGAAGCACATCTTCGAGGAGTTCAGCCGGGAGGAAAGCTCCACCGTCAGCGGCATTCAGGGCACCGGCCTGGGAATGTCCATCACCAAAAACATCGTGGATCTGATGGGCGGCACCATCGCCCTCACGAGCGAGCCGAGCAAGGGCACCGAGTTCATCGTGACCCTCTGCTTCACACGCAGCGGGCAGAAAGCAGAGCCCAAGCAGCTCCCCCAGCTGGAAGGGCTGCGCGCACTGGTGGCAGACGATGATACCAACACCTGCCTGAACGTCAGCACCATGCTGTCCAAGATCGGGATGCGGCCGGAGTGGACGATCTCCGGCAAGGAAGCGGTCATCCGCACCAAATATGCGGTGGAGCAGGGCGATGAGTTCAGCGTCTACATCATCGACTGGCTGATCCCCGATATGAACGGCATCGAGATCGTGCGGCAGATCCGCAAGGTGATCGGGAATCGCTGCCCCATCATCATCCTGACCGCCTACGACTGGGCGGACATCGAGGACGAGGCCCGCGCTGCCGGAGTGACCGCGTTCTGCGAAAAGCCGCTCTTCCTCTCGGAGCTGCGCCGCGTTCTGGCCGAACCGTTCCGTGCAGAGCCTGCCTCCGAGCCCGCTCAACCCACTGCGGCCGACCTCAAGGGGAAGAAGCTCCTGCTGGTGGAAGACAACGAGCTGAACCGTGAGATCGCGCTGGAGATCCTGAAAGAAGCCGGTTTTGTGGTGGATACCGCCGAGGACGGCGCGGTCGCCGTCCAAAAGATAAAGCAGGCGGCCCCCGGCCAGTATGACCTGATCCTGATGGACATCCAGATGCCCAATCTGGACGGTTACGAGGCCACGCGGCAGATCCGCGCCCTGCCGGACGCTGAGAAGGCCAGCATCCCCATCTTTGCGATGACGGCGAATGCCTTTGAAGAAGACCGTCAGAACGCGCTGGCGGCCGGTATGAACGGCCATATCGCAAAGCCGCTGGACGTCCCGCACCTGCTGCGCGTCCTCGCAGATGCCCTGAAAAAATAA
- a CDS encoding substrate-binding periplasmic protein — MKHLISRRAFLNGCTLLAASTALGGLTACGGTDAKNSDLPQILIGSDTYPPYIYLNNDGTPTGIDVEIATEAFRRMGYAARFEVIDWEQKTALVESGAIDCIWGCFSMQGRETLYRWAGPYMVSRQVVAVNADSSIQSLSDLAGKTVMVQSTSKPESIFLSGSDPRIPQTVEVFSIEDRSVQYAMLACGYVDAIAAHETAILQYMKDNNAVFRILEEPLLVTGLGVAFAKNDSRGLDHQLNDTFAQMREDGTLERIVGKYLEHASQYLEVDTIDA, encoded by the coding sequence ATGAAACACCTCATCTCACGCCGTGCATTCCTGAACGGATGCACCCTGCTGGCGGCCTCGACGGCCCTCGGCGGCCTGACTGCCTGCGGCGGAACGGACGCGAAGAACAGCGATCTGCCGCAGATCCTCATCGGAAGCGACACCTACCCGCCCTATATTTATCTGAACAATGACGGCACCCCGACCGGGATCGACGTGGAGATCGCCACCGAGGCATTCCGCCGCATGGGATACGCTGCACGATTTGAAGTCATCGACTGGGAGCAGAAGACCGCCCTTGTGGAAAGCGGCGCCATCGACTGCATCTGGGGCTGCTTTTCCATGCAGGGCCGCGAAACGCTCTACCGGTGGGCCGGGCCTTACATGGTGAGCCGTCAGGTCGTGGCCGTGAACGCCGACAGTAGCATCCAGTCCCTCAGCGACCTTGCCGGGAAGACCGTTATGGTGCAGAGCACCTCCAAGCCAGAGAGCATCTTCCTCAGCGGCTCCGACCCGCGCATCCCGCAGACCGTCGAGGTGTTCAGCATCGAAGACCGCAGTGTGCAGTATGCCATGCTGGCCTGCGGCTATGTGGACGCCATCGCTGCCCACGAGACGGCCATCCTGCAATACATGAAAGACAACAACGCGGTGTTCCGCATCCTCGAAGAGCCGCTGCTGGTCACCGGGCTGGGCGTTGCCTTTGCCAAAAATGACAGCCGCGGGCTGGACCACCAGCTGAATGATACCTTCGCGCAGATGCGCGAGGACGGCACACTGGAACGGATCGTCGGCAAATACCTGGAACATGCTTCGCAGTATCTGGAGGTGGACACCATTGACGCGTAA